TGATAACCACCTAGAGTATGAAAAGTATTCAGATTTCAACGATTGGATTGATGAGGAAGCAGAGACCTCATTTACTATTCCATCAGCTAAACTAGGAGACCTTTCTCAAAAAAGCAAAGCTCTCTTTACTGGCGATAGAGCTATGTACAATCAGGTTTTTGAACAGTTTAGAGCTAAGGAGATTGATGAAACCTTCGCTTCCCTTGGTGATGAAGGGCATTGGTCTGACAAAAATAAGTCACGCTTCAATCAATTGATATCAGCACTTTCTCAAGGAGACATCGTTCCGTTTGTAGGAGCTGGATTATCTTCAGGGTGTGGTTTTCCAACTTGGAAAGAACATTTAATTCGCCAAGGTAAAATTGCAGGGATGCCAGAGGTGGATTTAAAACGGCTTCTCCAAGAAGGACAGTATGAAGCCATCATTGCAGAAATCACCAATATTCATGGGAAAGATGGTTTTAAACAGCATATCATGGATGATTTCTTTGAAGGTGAACATCAACCTTCTGAAACAATGTTGTTAATTGCAGAGATTAGCAAAGGCATGGTTGTAACAACCAACTATGACCACATGCTTGAAGTAGCTTTAAAAGAAAAAAGTATTGAGAAATTTACATCACATGTTGGTAATTGTGATTCTAAAGAGTTCTTTAAAATTTTGATGGATGACCTACCTGCTCTTCTAAAGTTACATGGTGATGTTTCTCAGCCTAGAGGCTGTATCTTAGGAGAAGAGGATTATGATATCGCATATGGTGAAACTGCTGTCGATATGAACCTGAACCTTCCCAAAAATCTGATAAATCTTCATCAATCCAGAAGTCTATTGTTTGTAGGATGTAGCTTGGCTAATGACAGAACCATGCACGTTTTTTTCCAAGAGAAGAAACGCAGGGATGAAGCAGGTGAAGGTTTAGATGAGAAACACCATTTTGCTATTGTCCCATTACCAAAAGAAGAAGCTGATATCATAGAGAGAGAAAAATTCTTGTTAGCTCATGGGATAAGACCAATTTGGTTTCCTGATGGGGATTTTAGTTTTATTGAAAAGATTCTTTCAAGATGTTTGCTGGAATTACAATATAGAGGAATTTCAATTGAAAGAATGAGGGATAAGCAAAGACAAATTGTTGAAGAAAGTATGCCTAAACTCAATTTGTCTACATTTGCAGAAGCTTCTGCAAAATTCCTAGAGCCATTTCTATATAAGTTTGTTCTGTAATTATCAGAGGAGAAAATCTGATGGATGAGGATGCTTCTGATGATGTCACACAGCTAATGAAAAAATATAAGCTCACCCCCCTTGAAGCCATGCGAGGGCAAAAAGGTGAAAAAGAATTAAAGACGATTCTTGATCGTCGTGAAGTTGGGAAAACGAGTCATCAATGGAAAGAGAAAGATTTTTCTTCATTAAACCCGTTTGATTTTTCTTGGGATTTAAATCCAGATAATTTTCATTATGCTCAGGATGGTGTGTCAGAAGCTGATTTTAAAAAGAAGTTTCCTGATTGCCAAATTGCTTATGCCGACACTGTTGAGATTGCTGATAATTTGTTCAAACATAGTACTAGAGGGGGGCAGAAACCTTGGGAAGGCAATTATGCCAGCTCTACGGCAAATATAATTGATAGATGTTATCGAAATTGGCCTATTACGCCACCTCAATTTCATTTACATAATCATGAGATCATTATTTCTGGAGGCCATCATAGATTTCATATCGCTCTAGAAAAAGGTGATGTAAGGATCCCTTTTATTTATGAAACAGCTCATAAGAACGATTTTGTTTCGCTCTTAAAAAGTTTCAATGAAAGTAAATAACTGAATGCCTGAACTCGTTAGCACCATTTCATTTAGCTGCCCTGAATGTGAAGAATACACACTTTGTGACATCTATGTTCCTGAACCTGATTTCTCAGGGGAAAAGACATCTGATTGTATTTCAGAAGCTGATGTTGAAGTTGAATGTGAAAACTGTGGTGCTGGTTTTGATGTATCAGTTGTAAACAGATGGGGACAGATTGATGCCGAAATCAGGAAACACCCTGAAATCGAAATTGATGCAACAGATGCTCAATACACGCAAGATGAAGATGACTGGGAAGATTACGAACTTCCTGACAACCCTTATTATCATTTCAGGGATGCCATTTCACATTCTTCATTGATATTAGGTAAATTTGGACCTCAAGATTTCCAAGGTACTATCAATAGAATGGTATTTGTGCAGGCTTTTTCTGCATTGGAAGCCTATCTGAGTGACACTTTAATTAGTTCTGTGTTGAACGACAGGGTTGCATTAGCCAGAGTCCTTCAGCGAGATAAAGAGCTTTTAAAACAGAAGTTCACCCTGCATGAAATTTACAGTGAACCAAAACTGATTGAGCAAAAGGTGAAAGCTTATTTGCTAGATATTTCATATCATAACCTAGGCAAGGTTTCTCACCTCTATAAGAATGCATTTGGCATCAGCATTAAACTCGAACCAGAAAACTGGGAAAGGCTTCATAAGGCTGTTTCTAACAGGCATGATTGTGTTCATAGAAACGGTTACACAAGCGATGGAGAGAAACCATCAATCTATTCTCAAGAATACATTGAAGAGATTATGGGCCTAATCTCTCAATTGGTTGAAAAGGTGGAAACCGAACTTGGGAAATATCGCAAAGATGCCTTAAAGGTCTAACCTAGTTGCCTTCCCTGTATTTTCTTTCTTCCGACCATCAGTGCTATTTAATTGAGAACAAATATTTTTTCCGTTTACTCAATGTTTACAGCGTAGCCATCTGGTGTTGTCCACAAACTGCATCAAACAGCCTTAAAAAAAGAGATTTGACAACTCAAATTTTGGTCATATTTATACCTAATAGAGGGAAGCAAGCCATACCGTTTACAATTCTGTCACGGTTTTCTTGCAAGGGGATGACCCCGTTGACCCCATATTTTTTTAATTTCAAAGGAGACCATTCAATGAACACATACATTTCCATTAACCGCCAGCAGGAAAGGAGCCTGCTTAAACCATAACTGCCATGGGTACTGAAAGAATACCCAGACAGTTCCTCGTATCATTCCGCCTGAATGGATTTGAGGCCGCAGCATTAGATGCTGCTAGGGACACACATAATATCTCCAGAAGCCGTGGCGACTACGCTCGTGCGTTAGTCCTTCACTATCTGAAGAAGAAGGTTCCAGAACCTGCTAAGCCAGCCAAGCTGCCAGCAAGACGACTTCCCTCATATGACCGACAGGAGTTGTCCAAGATTTTGGGACAACTAGGAAAGATTGGTTCAAACATCAATCAGATTGCACGTTTTGCAAACCAATCTGAAGAATTCCCTGAAATAGATCTTATCAATCAGATTCAAGCTGACATTGCTGCAATACGCGATGATGTAACTTCTGCCCTCTCAGGTCGTGAGAAAACCACTCAGGAGGCCGCAGAATGATAATCAAGGGGTCTTCCAGGGGGCAAACCAAGGCTGATGTTATTCAGCTCTCAAATCACTTACTTTCATCAGAAAACGAAGAAGTTAATGTGCTTCAGCTAAAAGGCTTGGCTTCATTAGACCTGTCTTCAGCCCTTGAAGAGATGAGAGCTATATCACTTGGCACGAAAACAAGGAAAGCCCTCTATCACGCAAGCATAAGCGTTCCTGTTGAAGAGCTTCATTTGATGAATCAAGAACGATGGTTAGAAGCTGTTAATACCCTTGAACGCCATTTAGATTTTGAAGGCCATCAAAGAACAATCATTCAGCATAACAAAAAGGGACGTATCCACATCCATATTGTTTGGAACCGTGTAGATACAGTTACTCTTAAATCTAAGAAAACATCCTGGTCTTATAAAAAACACGAAGCCTGTTCGCGTGAATTGGAAGCTAAGTGGAACTTGCAGCAAGTCCAAGGCGTTCACATGAGAAATGAAAACGAAGAACGCCCTGTTGCAGTGGCAACACATAAAGACTGGCAAGCAAGTTCAAGAACAGGTGTCCCTATCAAAGCTGTCTGTATGACGTTACAAACAGCGTGGGAACAAGCCAACGCATCACAGTTTGTCAGGATTGTTGAAGATGCTGGCTATCGCTTAGCTAAGGGAAAAAGAGGTGTCGTGTTAGTCGATATGGAAGGCACACCCCACTCAATTCCAAGAAGATTAAAGGTAAAGGCAAAAGCCTTTAAAGATCGCTTCCCCGACCTCCAATTTATGAGGTTTCCGTCTGTGGGAGCAATTCAGGCAAAACTAAAATTCACAGCTCAAGAACAATTCTGTTCAGAGCAAACTCAGGAGGAAATCATAATGAGTACAAAAAACTTTGTTGGGATACGTCCCAAAAATGACAACAAGAAAAAGAAAACAGGTTTCGATTGGAATCTATTGGCAGAACATTGGCGACAATTAGGCTTTGACCCACAGGTCGGTAATTCTGGTATCTGGATTGATGTCGGTGACGCAAACATCCACGATACTGGTGATGAGATAACTCTCCACGGACCAGTCACAAAAGAAAACGTCCAGGCAATGTTGGATGCAGCACGTTTGCACGATTGGAAGGGTGTTGAGCCATTCGGTTCTGAAGACTTCAAAGCAATGGTCTATCAGCTTGCCAGCAAAATGGAACCTCCTATGCCAGTGGTTGGTTATGAATTACCGCCACATATCAAGAAAGCCTTGGGCATCCCTGATGAAGCAAACAACCCAGATATTCCAAATGAAACAACACACGAATGGAGACCAAACTGATGAGTAAACAAACACAACAAGGTCACGAGTTGACCGAAGAACAGATCCTTGATTTCGGCCTAGACATAGCTCCAGTCGAAGCAGGTCGTTCAATCGAAGAAATCGTTATCAATTTAGAGGGAAAGGAAAATGAGCAAAGAAACATCAACAAAGAAGAAAGGAACTAAGAAACGCAAAGATCTATATCAAGAGGTCACAGATACTATCATCAAGCAGATTGAATCTGGCACCAAGCCTTGGTTAAAGCCTTGGTCTTCAGATAAAGCAATCCACTCAGGACCGGTAAATGGAGTTTCAGGTCATAAATATAAAGGCATCAACGCCCTAATGCTGTTCTGTAATCCTAAGGTCGTTGAAACAGGTGACCCAAGGTATCTGACATTCAAACAGGCCAAAGAAAAAGGCTGGTCAATCAAGAAGGGTGAGAAAGCTTCTACAGTCTATTTCTTCAAACGTGTCGAAGTAGAACCTGAAAATGGCGAACCAGCAGTCGATGAAAACGGGGAGGTAAAAACAAAAGCATTCTTGCGTTCATATGCTGTTTTCCACGCCTCACAGGTCGATGGTATTCCTGAATATGAAGCCAAGCCGAAAGAAGACAATGAAACTGACTGGTCAGAACCAGCAGCAATCAAGACACTTTTAGAAAACTCAGGTGCAAACGTCAGAATTGGTGGTGACAAGGCTTTCTATAACCCAAGTACCGATCATATCCAATTACCTCCTACAGAAGCTTTTAAAAGCCCTGAAAGCTGGTCTGCAACATCAACACACGAATTAGCTCACTGGACAGCCCACGAAGACAGATTAAACCGTAATTTGGATGATAGATTTGGAACTCCTGGATATGCCCTTGAAGAGCTACGAGCAGAGTTGGCTTCAGCATTCATTTGTTCAGAATTGGGAATTTCGCCCGAACTGGAAAACCACGCATCCTATCTTGATGGTTGGCTAACAGTTTTAAAGAACGACAAGTTTGAAATCTTCAGAGCCGCAGGAGATGCACAGAAAGCAGCCGACTTCTGTCTTGAATTTATCCCTGAGCAA
This sequence is a window from Candidatus Terasakiella magnetica. Protein-coding genes within it:
- a CDS encoding SIR2 family protein is translated as MNANSHKQSWCEVDNHLEYEKYSDFNDWIDEEAETSFTIPSAKLGDLSQKSKALFTGDRAMYNQVFEQFRAKEIDETFASLGDEGHWSDKNKSRFNQLISALSQGDIVPFVGAGLSSGCGFPTWKEHLIRQGKIAGMPEVDLKRLLQEGQYEAIIAEITNIHGKDGFKQHIMDDFFEGEHQPSETMLLIAEISKGMVVTTNYDHMLEVALKEKSIEKFTSHVGNCDSKEFFKILMDDLPALLKLHGDVSQPRGCILGEEDYDIAYGETAVDMNLNLPKNLINLHQSRSLLFVGCSLANDRTMHVFFQEKKRRDEAGEGLDEKHHFAIVPLPKEEADIIEREKFLLAHGIRPIWFPDGDFSFIEKILSRCLLELQYRGISIERMRDKQRQIVEESMPKLNLSTFAEASAKFLEPFLYKFVL
- the mobC gene encoding plasmid mobilization relaxosome protein MobC, with translation MGTERIPRQFLVSFRLNGFEAAALDAARDTHNISRSRGDYARALVLHYLKKKVPEPAKPAKLPARRLPSYDRQELSKILGQLGKIGSNINQIARFANQSEEFPEIDLINQIQADIAAIRDDVTSALSGREKTTQEAAE
- a CDS encoding relaxase/mobilization nuclease domain-containing protein, which produces MIIKGSSRGQTKADVIQLSNHLLSSENEEVNVLQLKGLASLDLSSALEEMRAISLGTKTRKALYHASISVPVEELHLMNQERWLEAVNTLERHLDFEGHQRTIIQHNKKGRIHIHIVWNRVDTVTLKSKKTSWSYKKHEACSRELEAKWNLQQVQGVHMRNENEERPVAVATHKDWQASSRTGVPIKAVCMTLQTAWEQANASQFVRIVEDAGYRLAKGKRGVVLVDMEGTPHSIPRRLKVKAKAFKDRFPDLQFMRFPSVGAIQAKLKFTAQEQFCSEQTQEEIIMSTKNFVGIRPKNDNKKKKTGFDWNLLAEHWRQLGFDPQVGNSGIWIDVGDANIHDTGDEITLHGPVTKENVQAMLDAARLHDWKGVEPFGSEDFKAMVYQLASKMEPPMPVVGYELPPHIKKALGIPDEANNPDIPNETTHEWRPN
- a CDS encoding ArdC family protein, whose amino-acid sequence is MSKETSTKKKGTKKRKDLYQEVTDTIIKQIESGTKPWLKPWSSDKAIHSGPVNGVSGHKYKGINALMLFCNPKVVETGDPRYLTFKQAKEKGWSIKKGEKASTVYFFKRVEVEPENGEPAVDENGEVKTKAFLRSYAVFHASQVDGIPEYEAKPKEDNETDWSEPAAIKTLLENSGANVRIGGDKAFYNPSTDHIQLPPTEAFKSPESWSATSTHELAHWTAHEDRLNRNLDDRFGTPGYALEELRAELASAFICSELGISPELENHASYLDGWLTVLKNDKFEIFRAAGDAQKAADFCLEFIPEQTLEDTADLEDMPEHVRKAVCKDNPTPVNPPFDMEDTAEQVASFAMGGPSL